One Dama dama isolate Ldn47 chromosome 31, ASM3311817v1, whole genome shotgun sequence genomic window carries:
- the LOC133050029 gene encoding putative protein FAM172B, protein MEIEWLPVTQKLSFRKFIEQSDLLEELKYDFNEKAELRHTETHGPFAFNYYKNVLERNSKRYWALGHLLEQYIYELLEKVCKLQKVYIPPEADEEPRSFFFMSERALSNHHSALLVLLQDHGVVRAGQWSQQAIIHHGLQHGSQIPCIQMALQAHYDVIVLNPNDNFVDQQTGKEWKGLLTQNVEFSSRKMVQTESFSLQESLQCIPKRCSNTPEEHMAYIWDYFISKTEGKDVAFIVHGYGGLVFMDLLVRKKWDVMSKVYAVALIDSEHHVGHQLGSDVQLLEWIKQHCREWVTSPKPLDKPATTILKKDFPTVSAGTEKYNLAPSSSLQSIFKYFRKALKAKAAINFSRVSIVTRSSTKRKQRA, encoded by the coding sequence TGGTTACCAGTGACTCAGAAACTGAGCTTCCGAAAATTTATTGAACAATCTGACTTACTAGAAGAACTTAAATATGACTTCAATGAAAAAGCTGAATTGAGACACACTGAGACACATGGGCCTTTTGCCTTTAACTATTATAAAAATGTCCTGGAGAGGAACAGCAAGCGCTACTGGGCCCTGGGCCATTTGCTTGAACAATACATTTATGAACTTTTGGAGAAAGTGTGCAAATTACAAAAAGTATATATCCCACCAGAGGCTGATGAGGAACCAAGAAGCTTCTTTTTCATGAGTGAGAGAGCATTATCAAATCATCATTCTGCTCTTCTTGTCCTCCTTCAAGACCACGGGGTCGTTAGAGCTGGTCAGTGGAGTCAGCAGGCAATAATACATCATGGTCTCCAACATGGAAGTCAGATACCGTGTATTCAGATGGCACTGCAGGCGCATTATGATGTAATTGTGCTAAACCCCAATGACAATTTTGTGGACCAGCAGACAGGAAAAGAGTGGAAAGGACTTTTAACACAAAATGTTGAGTTCTCTTCCAGAAAAATGGTTCAGACAGAGAGCTTCTCTCTCCAGGAGTCTCTCCAATGTATTCCAAAAAGATGCAGCAACACCCCTGAAGAACACATGGCTTATATTTGGGATTACTTCATttcaaagactgaaggcaaggatGTTGCCTTCATTGTACATGGTTATGGAGGCTTGGTTTTTATGGACTTGCTTGTTCGTAAAAAGTGGGACGTGATGAGCAAAGTATACGCTGTTGCACTTATTGACTCTGAACATCACGTAGGACACCAGTTGGGAAGCGATGTCCAGTTATTAGAATGGATAAAGCAGCACTGCCGTGAATGGGTGACAAGTCCAAAGCCTTTGGATAAACCTGCAACAACCATTTTGAAAAAGGACTTTCCTACAGTTTCTGCTGGTACAGAAAAATACAACTTAGCCCCTTCCTCTAGCCTTCAgtctatttttaaatactttagaaAAGCTTTGAAAGCCAAAGCAGCTATTAATTTCTCTCGAGTGTCCATAGTGACCAGAAGCTccacaaaaagaaagcaaagagcttAA